A genomic region of Raphanus sativus cultivar WK10039 chromosome 6, ASM80110v3, whole genome shotgun sequence contains the following coding sequences:
- the LOC108811296 gene encoding cytochrome P450 71A1-like: MEQISFHSNPFLLSLLALFPVILFAVIKNKIKSKKRKLPPSPTKLPIIGNLHQIGNLPHKSLHDLSLKHGPFMFVNLGTTPCLVVSSADALEEMTKNHDITFSNRHTNTGISPLTGNGQDLLFNTHGDQWKQIRKISVLHLMSKNVVNRFQTVRDEEISSILETINLSSKKGEEIDMSYMFNTMLTNVFHRSYTGSYQRGEMRGLESATRNFLSCDGKLKKLLGSFCFEDFLPSLALLDRFTGFTTLKKTTYSEMDDVMESLINERKKESFVDVLLHQRDNAKLDYDVKAIMQGILIAAVDSTGLELDWLLADLIKHPQVMRKAQDEVQRVVGTKSKISSNEIDQMHYLKCVIKETLRMHPPGIIPRQTSSEWIKVGGYDIPPKTIILVNLFSVQRDAKYWENPHDYIPERFLEKNIEFMGNKEYVPYGFGRRNCPGMAYGNTLLEEVMANLLYHFDWKMPDDSKPEELNMEEVSQFLVARKYPLKLIPVQRFKSSSNGDIMLAL; encoded by the exons ATGGAGCAAATCAGCTTCCACTCAAACCCTTTCCTTCTAAGTCTTCTTGCATTGTTCCCAGTTATCTTGTTCGCAGTTATCAAAAATAAGATCAAATCCAAAAAGCGAAAGCTTCCTCCATCCCCCACAAAGCTTCCCATTATTGGAAACCTTCACCAGATAGGTAACTTACCCCACAAATCACTCCACGACCTGTCCCTCAAGCATGGCCCGTTCATGTTTGTGAACCTAGGAACCACACCATGCCTCGTGGTCTCGTCCGCTGATGCTCTCGAAGAGATGACCAAAAACCACGATATCACATTCTCTAATCGACACACCAACACTGGCATTTCTCCTCTAACGGGGAATGGTCAAGATTTGCTGTTTAATACACATGGAGATCAGTGGAAGCAAATAAGAAAGATCAGTGTTCTTCATCTGATGAGCAAGAACGTAGTTAATCGGTTTCAAACGGTTAGAGATGAAGAGATCTCGAGTATATTGGAGACCATTAATCTTTCGAGCAAAAAAGGCGAGGAGATCGATATGTCGTATATGTTTAACACCATGCTTACCAATGTCTTCCATAGGTCATACACGGGCAGCTATCAAAGGGGAGAGATGAGAGGGCTCGAGAGTGCTACAAGGAACTTTTTGAGTTGCGATGGCAAATTGAAGAAGCTCTTGGGATCTTTCTGCTTCGAGGATTTCCTTCCAAGCTTAGCATTGTTGGATCGATTTACGGGTTTTACAACCCTCAAAAAGACTACGTACTCCGAGATGGACGATGTTATGGAGAGTCTTATCAAtgaaagaaagaaggagagCTTCGTGGatgttcttcttcatcaacGAGATAACGCTAAACTCGACTATGACGTCAAAGCAATCATGCAG GGTATACTTATCGCGGCTGTAGACTCCACAGGCTTGGAGCTAGATTGGTTACTGGCCGACCTCATCAAGCACCCCCAAGTTATGAGGAAAGCACAAGATGAGGTACAACGAGTAGTTGGGACCAAATCAAAGATAAGCAGTAATGAAATAGATCAAATGCATTATTTGAAATGTGTCATTAAGGAGACGCTGAGGATGCACCCTCCAGGGATAATTCCACGACAGACATCATCCGAGTGGATCAAAGTAGGTGGTTATGATATACCTCCAAAAACCATAATATTAGTGAATCTCTTTTCGGTCCAACGAGATGCTAAATATTGGGAGAACCCTCACGATTACATCCCTGAAAGATTCCTAGAAAAGAACATTGAATTCATGGGGAACAAAGAGTACGTTCCATATGGATTTGGTCGTAGGAACTGCCCTGGTATGGCTTATGGTAACACGTTACTCGAAGAGGTTATGGCGAATCTTTTGTATCACTTTGATTGGAAGATGCCTGATGATTCTAAACCGGAAGAGCTTAACATGGAGGAGGTATCTCAGTTTCTTGTCGCAAGGAAATACCCCCTCAAGCTGATTCCTGTTCAAAGGTTTAAGAGCAGCAGCAATGGTGATATTATGTTGGCTCTATAA
- the LOC108806903 gene encoding telomerase reverse transcriptase — protein sequence MARKPRRTVPEILRRLFREKAMNLKDAIVDLITRRSIQPEQCRCRGKGCLGCSRDKQSFLLRHDDPTHYRQLLLHRCFVVLHQHSPPLPSFSPTSWWSQREIVEKVIETGGNSGDVICARYDKYDQSSPFLELLTTSSWIGHDLMAYLLQHPSIFLPFQGKKHQQVSGPPLRISEKETLPVHNNKRKSGESVKPSKKRQRVSSTVDDCPKDESAAVTSKVSVDVVGEHREEKPRKRFRLYLKRRRKQRKLNCPKVDDEAAPYVTSCTKGEPSTRNEAAGRNLQSSASGSLTDFTKQAKQVKRNKHFKFSNSEKVSVIPPNHILKTLRANCSDSKSLMNHIFGEVSAWSAAPSHGRGNCPSGSICLYHSLLKSLKSLIGKTKSSYLKTLLDRHCPVLLPQEDALKSTNATSQSSWRQNSDELPHGSCSEKGKPNSHQVVSFIWAICEYIIPEGLLGNIHQKRVLSKTLNGYVQVEKAEAESRRKKFELSTYRFLPKADGVRMLLNCSSSSSLHSLRDVHSVLKDIQLKEPDVLVSSVFDHDDFYRNLVPYLIHLKSQPGELPPLFFVVADVYKAFDSIDQDKLLDIAQRILKDEHILKRCRLICNGKRSCWVNNVLVSTDNNATVSRFTSTVPYNPLQSIIVDQGENHLVKKNDLMRLINDMLKNNMLQIDKNFYLQTEGIPQGHRLSPLLCCLYYGHLERTLIYPFLEEASGNVSAKECNGEKELITPPSYKLMRFIDDYLFVSTSREQATRFYQRLKQGFPDYNCFMNDKKFCINFGDGEDSNGMYVGDSEVSFIRWTGLLINSRTFEVQVDYTRYMSGDVSSTFSVDWQNKPVGNLRRKLCYFLVPKCHPILFDSNINSGAIVRLNIYQIFLLAAMKCHCYLYEMTRFWKPRPQTLSKFITRSIRYMFKLINRRMHRINTGSSFRPVLKLSKEEVIWLGLHAYIEVLNKKHSRYRSLLNYLSSALSKLNIPLNLSPDLEYATNRSNSSILWELSY from the exons ATGGCGCGAAAACCTAGACGTACTGTGCCGGAGATTCTGCGGAGATTGTTCAGAGAAAAAGCCATGAATCTAAAGGACGCTATAGTAGATCTGATTACTCGCCGGAGTATCCAGCCGGAGCAGTGCCGGTGCCGGGGGAAAGGTTGTCTCGGCTGCAGCCGCGATAAACAGTCGTTTCTGTTGCGTCACGACGACCCCACCCACTACCGCCAGCTTCTTCTCCACCGATGCTTCGTTGTACTTCACCAACATTCCCCTCCGCTGCCGAGTTTCTCGCCCACGTCTTGGTGGTCACAGCGAGAG attgtgGAGAAGGTGATTGAAACTGGAGGTAATAGTGGGGATGTGATATGTGCCAGATATGACAAG TATgatcagtctagtccttttctGGAGTTATTGACAACTTCTTCTTGG ATCGGTCATGATTTAATGGCTTATCTACTACAACACCCATCGATATTCTTACCGTTTCAAGGAAAGAAACACCAGCAAGTGTCAGGGCCTCCTCTACGTATCAGTGAAAAGG AGACCTTGCCAGTgcacaacaacaaaagaaagagtGGCGAGAGCGTGAAGCCATCGAAGAAAAGGCAGCGGGTTTCTTCTACTGTCGATGACTGCCCTAAGGATGAGTCTGCAGCTGTTACGTCCAAAGTTTCCGTGGATGTAGTAGGCGAACATAGAGAGGAGAAACCTAGAAAGCGTTTCCGATTGTATCTTAAGCGTCGACGAAAGCAGAGAAAGCTCAATTGCCCAAAAGTTGACGATGAGGCGGCACCTTATGTAACTTCTTGTACAAAAGGTGAACCCTCAACTAGGAATGAAGCTGCTGGAAGGAATCTGCAAAGCAGTGCAAGTGGAAGTCTCACTGATTTTACAAAGCAG GCTAAACAGgtgaaaagaaataaacattTCAAGTTTTCCAACTCGGAAAAGGTTTCAGTTATACCACCAAATC acattttgaaaacattaagAGCCAACTGCTCTGATTCAAAGTCCCTGATGAATCATATATTTGGTGAAGTAAGTGCTTGGTCCGCAGCGCCATCTCATGGCAGAGGCAATTGTCCCAGTGGATCTATTTGCTT GTATCATTCACTGCTCAAGTCTCTTAAAAGTCTAATTGGAAAAACAAAGTCCTCTTATTTGAAAACGTTACTAGATAGACACTGTCCTGTTCTTTTGCCACAAGAGGATGCGCTGAAATCCACAAATGCGACTTCTCag AGTTCCTGGAGGCAAAACTCAGATGAGCTGCCTCATGGATCTTGTTCAGAGAAGGGCAAACCCAATAGTCACCAAGTAGTTTCCTTTATTTGGGCCATCTGTGAGTACATTATTCCAGAAGGTTTGCTTGGAAACATTCATCAAAAGAGAGTGCTTAGCAAAACCCTTAATGGGTATGTCCAAGTGGAGAAAGCTGAAGCTGAAAGCAGAAGGAAAAAATTTGAGTTATCGACCTACAGGTTTCTACCAAAGGCAGATGGTGTGAGGATGCTGTTAAATTGTAGTTCCTCGTCAAGCTTGCATTCTCTTCGTGATGTACATTCCGTTTTGAAGGACATTCAGCTGAAAGAACCAGATGTCCTTGTGTCTTCTGTTTTTGACCATGATGACTTCTACAGAAACCTAGTCCCATATCTGATACACTTGAAGAGTCAACCTGGGGAACTTCCTCCTTTGTTCTTTGTGGTTGCAGATGTTTACAAAGCATTTGATTCGATCGACCAGGATAAGCTACTTGATATTGCACAACGTATTCTGAAAGATGAACACATCTTAAAAAGATGCAGGTTGATCTGCAATGGGAAGAGATCATGCTGGGTAAACAATGTACTAGTCTCGACTGATAATAATGCTACCGTTTCAAGATTCACATCAACTGTTCCATATAATCCTCTGCAAAGTATCATTGTTGATCAG GGAGAAAACCATCTAGTAAAGAAAAATGATCTCATGCGTTTGATAAACGACATGCTAAAGAACAACATGCTGCAAATAGATAAAAACTTCTATCTACAAACAGAAGGAATACCTCAGGGACACAGATTGTCACCTTTGTTATGCTGTTTGTACTACGGGCATCTCGAGAGGACTTTGATCTACCCGTTCCTCGAAGAAGCCTCTGGAAACGTGTCTGCTAAAGAATGCAATGGAGAGAAAGAGCTAATCACTCCCCCAAGCTATAAGTTAATGAGATTTATCGATGATTACCTCTTTGTGTCCACCTCAAGAGAACAGGCCACTAGATTTTACCAGAGGTTGAAGCAAGGGTTCCCAGATTACAACTGCTTTATGAACGACAAGAAATTCTGCATAAACTTTGGAGATGGAGAAGATTCTAACGGGATGTATGTGGGTGATAGTGAAGTTTCTTTTATAAGATGGACGGGTTTGCTTATTAATTCTCGTACATTCGAAGTTCAAGTTGACTACACAAG gTACATGAGTGGCGATGTAAGCTCAACCTTTTCGGTAGACTGGCAGAACAAACCAGTTGGAAATCTTCGGCGTAAATTGTGTTACTTCTTGGTCCCTAAATGTCATCCCATTCTCTTTGACTCGAACATCAACTCTGGAGCAATTGTGAGGTTAAACATCTATCAGATCTTTCTGTTAGCTGCGATGAAGTGTCATTGTTATCTCTACGAAATGACCCGGTTTTGGAAGCCTCGTCCTCAAACTTTGTCCAAATTCATTACAAGATCTATCAG GTACATGTTCAAACTCATCAATCGAAGGATGCACAGAATCAACACTGGTTCTAGTTTCAGACCAGTTCTTAAACTGTCTAAAGAAGAAGTGATATGGCTTGGCTTACACGCTTACATTGAAGTACTGAATAAGAAACACTCCAGATATCGATCACTCTTGAACTATTTGAGTTCTGCACTTTCGAAACTCAATATTCCTCTGAATCTATCGCCGGATCTGGAGTATGCAACGAACCGATCCAACTCATCTATCCTGTGGGAACTGAGTTACTGA
- the LOC108812305 gene encoding transcription factor bHLH77, producing the protein MEKQTLKYLPLGQSDPFGNNDNGNGNVNEGTIGDLLLGRFCNPQDISPQSFSPGIRFPPYPGQFGSDPDSNKSSSLLDPDSDRFQTPKPNSRKRKSIPVPVGNGKESPASSSLTASHSKMSGENVVSKDGKRSKHDEAGSSKKVIDKCDDSKDDAKKDYIHVRARRGQATDSHSLAERARREKISERMTMLQDLVPGCNRITGKAVMLDEIINYVQSLQRQVEFLSMKLATVNPRMEFNANAALSTEMIQPGESLTQSLYAMACSEQRLLRHMPRYSDTQFPSSDGFVQAETPGFWENDLQSIVQMGFGDIQQQHSNNNNCSEPTLQMKLEP; encoded by the exons ATGGAGAAGCAAACGCTAAAGTACTTACCTCTGGGTCAGAGCGATCCCTTTGGCAATAATGACAATGGCAATGGCAATGTCAACGAAGGAACCATCGGCGATCTCCTCCTCGGCAGGTTCTGCAACCCTCAAGACATCTCACCACAATCCTTCTCCCCTGGGATCCGGTTCCCTCCTTACCCGGGTCAATTCGGATCCGATCCCGACAGCAACAAGAGCTCGTCGCTGTTGGATCCAGATTCGGATCGGTTTCAGACACCGAAACCAAACTCCAGGAAGAGAAAATCGATCCCTGTCCCTGTCGGAAACGGCAAGGAGTCTCCAGCTTCGTCTTCTCTTACCGCTTCTCATTCAAAG ATGTCAGGAGAGAATGTTGTATCGAAAGATGGGAAGAGAAGCAAGCATGATGAAGCTGGGAGCAGTAAGAAGGTAATAGACAAGTGTGATGATAGTAAGGACGATGCAAAGAAAGATTACATTCATGTTAGAGCCAGAAGGGGTCAAGCAACCGATAGCCATAGTCTCGCTGAAAGA GCCAGAAGAGAAAAGATCAGCGAGAGGATGACAATGCTTCAGGATCTTGTTCCTGGTTGTAACCGGATCACAGGGAAAGCTGTTATGCTTGATGAGATTATAAACTATGTGCAGTCTTTACAGAGACAAGTCGAG TTCTTGTCAATGAAACTGGCTACTGTAAATCCAAGGATGGAGTTTAATGCTAATGCTGCTTTATCCACAGAG ATGATTCAGCCGGGGGAGTCATTAACGCAGTCTCTTTACGCAATGGCTTGCTCAGAGCAAAGGCTTCTCAGACACATGCCTAGATACTCAGACACACAGTTTCCCTCGAGTGATGGGTTTGTTCAAGCTGAG ACACCAGGGTTTTGGGAAAATGATCTGCAAAGCATTGTTCAGATGGGGTTTGGAGATATCCAGCAACAAcatagcaacaacaacaact GTTCCGAGCCAACACTACAGATGAAGCTTGAGCCATAA
- the LOC130496553 gene encoding protein TIC 22-like, chloroplastic codes for MDSKVSSSSQHQKHPTLQQSFSNIQTQFSVLLNNLSKTLNPLFNPNSSPNNIFSALDSLRAKAKQALDSVSNNNTPQPVWARISDDGGKKTHVAAAVAAPVRRSSGPGLSDDDMEERLAGVPVYALSNSNEEFVLVSGTSTGKSLGLLFCKEEDAEALLNQMKIMDPRMKKEGSKVVALALSKVFQLKVNGVAFRLIPESTQVKNALKERKTAGFADDDFNGVPVFQSKSLILRSDNKSYRPVFFRKEDLEKSLKRASRQQNRLNPALKPGDIQVAVFEEIVKGMKESATSNWDDIVFIPPGFEVSTEEETKE; via the exons ATGGATTCAAAAGTTTCCTCATCATCCCAACACCAAAAGCACCCGACTTTGCAACAATCCTTCTCCAACATACAAACCCAATTCTCCGTTTTACTCAACAACCTTtcgaaaaccctaaaccctctCTTCAACCCCAACTCTTCTCCCAACAACATCTTCTCTGCTCTCGACTCCTTGCGAGCCAAGGCCAAGCAAGCTCTCGATTCCGTTTCCAACAACAACACACCACAACCCGTCTGGGCGAGAATCTCCGACGACGGCGGGAAGAAGACCCATGTCGCGGCGGCGGTGGCGGCTCCGGTCCGACGAAGCAGTGGTCCGGGGCTGTCCGATGACGATATGGAGGAGAGGTTGGCGGGTGTTCCCGTTTACGCGCTGAGCAATTCGAATGAGGAGTTTGTGTTGGTGTCGGGGACATCCACGGGGAAGTCTCTGGGTTTGTTGTTCTGTAAGGAGGAAGATGCGGAGGCGTTGCTTAACCAGATGAAGATTATGGACCCTCGGATGAAGAAAGAAGGTTCCAAAGTTGTTGCTCTTGCTCTTAGTAAG gtgTTCCAGTTAAAAGTTAATGGTGTGGCGTTTAGGTTGATTCCTGAGTCTACTCAAGTTAAAAATGCTCTTAAG GAAAGGAAAACAGCTGGTTTCGCTGATGACGACTTCAATGGTGTTCCAGTTTTCCAG TCAAAGAGCTTGATTCTGCGAAGTGATAACAAGAGTTATCGCCCTGTTTTCTTCAGAAAG GAGGACTTGGAAAAATCTCTGAAACGAGCTTCCCGCCAACAGAACCGGCTCAACCCTGCTCTGAAACCGGGAGATATTCAG GTTGCAGTTTTTGAAGAAATTGTCAAAGGGATGAAG GAAAGCGCAACATCAAACTGGGACGACATTGTGTTTATACCCCCTGGTTTCGAGGTTTCAACAGAAGAAGAAACCAAGGAGTAG
- the LOC130496554 gene encoding stress-response A/B barrel domain-containing protein UP3-like, translated as MSSSSSTPPPEIIEHIVLFKVKPETDSSKIASMMNGLNALASLTQVIHISAAPLHRVRSSPTAFTHVLHSRYVSKEDLSAYAAHPDHVRVVKDSVLPICEEVMAVDWVADRVPGTLAPPPGSAAKLTFLKLKEDDGGAKSEIVGVIKGLSEKLPGIGQITVGENFSPARARGFSIASIAFFKDVGELEAVDGQTELVDVEKEKVREFVDSTIVVEFVVPSGLVSGL; from the coding sequence atgtcttcctcctcctccactccTCCTCCCGAGATCATCGAGCACATCGTCCTCTTCAAAGTCAAACCCGAAACCGACTCCTCCAAGATCGCCTCCATGATGAACGGCCTCAACGCCCTCGCCTCCCTCACCCAAGTCATCCACATCTCCGCCGCGCCTCTCCACCGCGTCAGATCCTCCCCCACCGCCTTCACCCACGTCCTCCACAGCCGGTACGTGTCCAAGGAGGATCTCAGCGCCTACGCCGCGCATCCCGACCACGTCCGCGTCGTCAAGGACTCCGTGCTGCCGATCTGCGAGGAGGTCATGGCCGTCGACTGGGTCGCGGATCGTGTCCCCGGAACCCTAGCTCCGCCTCCTGGCTCCGCCGCGAAACTCACTTTCCTTAAGCTGAAGGAGGATGATGGTGGTGCCAAGTCGGAGATTGTGGGCGTGATCAAGGGGCTTAGCGAGAAGCTTCCGGGGATTGGTCAGATCACTGTCGGAGAGAACTTCTCTCCGGCGAGAGCGAGAGGTTTCTCGATTGCGTCGATTGCGTTTTTTAAGGATGTGGGTGAGTTGGAGGCGGTGGATGGGCAGACGGAGTTGGTGGAtgtggagaaggagaaggttCGTGAGTTTGTTGATTCCACCATTGTCGTTGAGTTCGTGGTGCCTTCTGGTTTGGTTTCTGGGTTGTAG